Proteins encoded in a region of the Panicum hallii strain FIL2 chromosome 3, PHallii_v3.1, whole genome shotgun sequence genome:
- the LOC112884052 gene encoding WEB family protein At5g55860 — translation MKANMGTKARPPPADADKGEIGEIDTRAPFESVKAAVSLFGEVKFSSDKSAARKPKAPQAERVLAKETELHLAQKELNKYKEQLNNAETTRVQALSELEKAKKTVEELITKLDAINKSKELAIQATEDAKTRTKQLEGGSSNEGLGTDGPLKQEMESAREQYAVALADLDAAKQELRKLKKDFETSLDMRLSAAQQEEESLHTTEANKEKANQLRSEIAEIQESLMHVKAATQQAHEEEAQIHAEKDVARTTYKQALEETQKKLSSLRNDFDPAAYESLKEKLDQTNSKIASMQKKIEDARARDLESVAVVSTELDDAKEMLQKVAEEESSLRGLVESLKVELEAVKQEHNQLREKDTETESIVGDLHVKLQKCKSELEAAVAAESKATSASDDLMLALQQLSSESKSALQEAEMMQKSAAELRDEAEKARVELAEAEQKLQLALKEAEEAKAAEARALDQIKELSDRASAARASTSESAANITISKDEFDSLSRKVEESEKLSEMKVAAAMAQVEAVRASENEAIKKLEAARKEMEDMELATEEALKRAEMAEAAKKAVEGELKRWREKEQKKTAEAQPSTGAQEVAGASPPVQQGSAGKASEKNEGHQRNTRTLLRKSFMLPNITSMFHKKKSHAGSSSPSYLPGEKSV, via the exons ATGAAGGCAAATATGGGTACAAAAGCTCGTCCACCGCCAGCTGATGCAGACAAAGGGGAGATTGGTGAAATAGATACAAGGGCTCCTTTTGAATCTGTTAAAGCTGCTGTTAGTTTATTTGGTGAAGTCAAGTTCTCATCTGACAAATCAGCTGCGAGAAAGCCCAAGGCTCCTCAAGCAGAG AGGGTGTTAGCTAAGGAGACGGAGCTGCACTTGGCCCAGAAAGAGTTGAATAAATACAAGGAACAGCTGAATAATGCTGAGACAACCAGAGTACAGGCCCTCTCTGAGCTTGAGAAAGCTAAAAAAACTGTTGAGGAGCTAATCACCAAGCTGGATGCAATCAACAAGTCTAAAGAGCTAGCCATTCAAGCAACAGAGGATGCAAAGACTCGAACCAAGCAGCttgaaggtggcagctcaaATGAAGGTCTTGGCACAGATGGTCCTCTGAAGCAGGAAATGGAAAGTGCAAGGGAGCAGTATGCTGTTGCTTTGGCAGACCTTGATGCAGCAAAACAGGAGCTTAGAAAGCTCAAGAAAGATTTCGAAACCTCATTGGATATGAGGTTGTCTGCTGCTCAGCAGGAAGAGGAATCATTGCACACAACTGAAGCTAACAAGGAAAAAGCTAATCAACTTCGTAGTGAGATTGCAGAAATTCAAGAGTCGCTTATGCACGTTAAGGCAGCTACACAGCAAGCACATGAGGAGGAGGCACAAATCCATGCTGAGAAGGATGTTGCTAGGACCACATACAAACAAGCTTTGGAAGAAACACAGAAGAAGTTGTCATCTTTGAGGAATGATTTTGATCCTGCTGCTTATGAAAGTCTCAAAGAGAAGTTAGACCAAACCAATTCTAAGATTGCATCTATGCAGAAAAAAATAGAAGATGCTCGGGCTCGGGATTTAGAGTCTGTTGCTGTCGTCAGCACAGAGTTGGATGATGCTAAGGAAATGTTGCAGAAAGTAGCAGAGGAGGAAAGTTCTCTTCGGGGTTTAGTCGAATCGCTGAAAGTTGAGTTAGAAGCTGTAAAGCAGGAGCACAATCAGCTCAGAGAGAAGGACACAGAAACTGAATCGATTGTTGGGGATCTACATGTTAAGCTTCAGAAATGCAAGTCTGAGCTTGAGGCAGCTGTAGCTGCTGAGTCCAAAGCAACGTCAGCTTCTGATGACTTGATGTTGGCCCTTCAGCAGCTGTCTTCCGAGTCAAAGAGTGCCCTGCAGGAAGCTGAGATGATGCAGAAGAGTGCGGCAGAGCTAAGAGATGAAGCTGAAAAAGCTCGGGTTGAATTAGCTGAGGCCGAGCAAAAGTTGCAGCTGGCTTTGAAGGAAGCAGAAGAGGCCAAGGCAGCTGAAGCAAGGGCCCTTGATCAGATCAAGGAACTCTCAGATCGAGCAAGTGCTGCACGAGCCTCAACTTCAGAGTCTGCAGCAAATATCACAATCTCAAAAGACGAATTTGATTCTCTAAGCCGAAAGGTCGAGGAGTCAGAGAAACTTAGTGAGATGAAAGTTGCTGCAGCTATGGCTCAAGTGGAAGCCGTCAGAGCCAGTGAGAATGAGGCAATCAAGAAACTGGAAGCTGCCCGCAAGGAGATGGAGGACATGGAATTGGCAACAGAAGAGGCACTGAAGAGGGCAGAGATGGCAGAGGCAGCCAAAAAGGCTGTAGAAGGTGAGCTTAAGAGATGGCGCGAGAAGGAGCAGAAGAAAACTGCAGAGGCGCAGCCTTCCACAGGAGCACAAGAAGTTGCAGGTGCATCTCCACCTGTACAACAGGGTTCTGCCGGGAAAGCGTCTGAGAAGAACGAGGGCCATCAAAGGAATACCAGGACACTACTGAGGAAGAGCTTTATGCTGCCAAACATCACGAGCATGTTCCACAAGAAGAAGAGCCATGCTGGCAGCAGTTCTCCGTCATACCTTCCTGGTGAAAAATCCGTGTAA
- the LOC112884053 gene encoding probable solanesyl-diphosphate synthase 3, chloroplastic codes for MAAPSSSLASSSHLSRHATAAAGPCSTRRQQRIRCSWAGGRAASRRRAPGVCFVVSPSQPGLAAIDVPAATIPNTATISERTSVSSLLEVVSEDLLKLNNNLKSLVGAENPVLVSAAEQIFGAGGKRLRPALVFLVSRATAELAGLSELTTEHQRLAEIIEMIHTASLIHDDVIDDSGMRRGKETIHQLYGTRVAVLAGDFMFAQSSWFLANLENIEVIKLISQVIKDFASGEIKQASTLFDCDITLDDYLLKSYYKTASLIAASTRSAAIFSGVSTAICEQMYEYGRNLGLSFQVVDDILDFTQSAEQLGKPAGSDLAKGNLTAPVIFALQDEPELRAIIDSEFSETDSLAAAIDLVNRSGGIRRAHELAREKGDLAIQNLQCLPRSDFRSTLEKMVKYNLERIE; via the exons ATGGCGGCGCCGTCGTCCTccctcgcctcctcctcccaccTCTCCCGCCACGCCACGGCCGCGGCCGGCCCGTGCTCCACCCGCCGCCAACAGCGCATCCGGTGCAGCTGGGCAGGCGGCAGGGCGGCGTCCAGGCGGCGCGCTCCAGGTGTTTGCTTCGTGGTCTCACCCAGCCAGCCAG GTCTTGCTGCGATCGACGTGCCGGCGGCGACCATTCCTAACACGGCGACCATCTCCGAGCGTACTTCGGTGTCCTCGCTTTTGGAGGTCGTCTCGGAAGATTTGCTGAAGCTTAACAACAATCTCAAATCA CTTGTTGGTGCAGAAAATCCAGTTTTGGTTTCTGCGGCTGAACAAATTTTTGGTGCCGGTGGGAAGAGATTAAGACCAGCATTAGTTTTTCTGGTGTCGAGAGCAACTGCTGAATTAGCTGGTTTGTC GGAGCTAACTACAGAACATCAACGCTTGGCAGAGATTATAGAGATGATTCACACTGCAAGTTTAATACATGATGATGTCATAGATGATAGTGGGATGCGAAGAG GGAAGGAAACTATTCATCAGCTATATGGTACACGGGTCGCTGTACTTGCTGGTGATTTTATGTTTGCGCAATCTTCTTGGTTCCTTGCAAATCTAGAAAACATTGAAGTTATAAAGCTGATCAGTCAG GTAATCAAGGACTTCGCAAGTGGTGAGATAAAACAAGCGTCCACTCTGTTTGACTGTGACATCACCCTTGACGATTACCTTCTCAAGAGCTACTACAAAACTGCATCTCTGATAGCAGCAAGCACAAGGTCAGCCGCCATATTCAGTGGCGTCAGCACCGCAATTTGTGAACAAATGTATGAATATGGCAGGAATCTTGGGCTCTCCTTCCAGGTAGTCGATGACATCCTGGACTTCACCCAATCAGCTGAGCAACTTGGCAAACCAGCAGGAAGTGACTTGGCAAAGGGTAACCTGACGGCTCCTGTCATCTTCGCTTTGCAAGATGAACCAGAGCTGAGGGCGATTATCGATTCTGAGTTCAGTGAGACGGATTCATTAGCTGCTGCAATAGACCTTGTTAATAGAAGTGGTGGAATAAGGAGGGCACATGAGCTTGCAAGAGAGAAGGGTGACTTGGCCATCCAAAATCTGCAGTGCCTTCCGAGAAGCGACTTCCGAAGTACCCTTGAGAAGATGGTGAAATATAATCTTGAAAGGATTGAGTAG
- the LOC112885405 gene encoding uncharacterized protein LOC112885405 — protein sequence MGKEQCKVDCSKTYVLKFDMHCQCNGCIKKINDGVKEISLSEGVERADLLIETGEVKVSGRMDPEKLRSLLHAVTKKCVEIVTQITLSDSVTIYFMIVSMDGYFYIN from the exons ATGGGAAAG GAACAGTGCAAGGTTGATTGTTCAAAGACTTATGTTTTGAAGTTTGACATGCACTGCCAATGCAATGGTTGTATCAAGAAGATCAATGATGGGGTAAAGGAAATTAGCCTTTCAGAAG GGGTGGAGAGGGCTGATCTTTTAATAGAGACAGGAGAGGTGAAAGTGTCTGGGAGAATGGACCCGGAGAAGCTCCGTTCTCTGTTGCATGCAGTGACAAAGAAGTGTGTGGAAATAGTTACTCAAATCACCCTATCTGATTCTGTGACGATATATTTTATGATTGTGTCTATGGATGgctatttttatattaattaa
- the LOC112884149 gene encoding 52 kDa repressor of the inhibitor of the protein kinase-like — translation MWDSIIEVLQVVHDEERNPSRAGGLVPIMESFSFVFIMKMMLQILRITNELSHLLQKKDQNIVEAMSLVIDVKTRLNNLRSEGYEPLLEEVKIFCQENDIPIPNMEDSVPRFGRSRKGGRNNITQDHYFRVDTFFATIDAITTEFDHRFNEVSSELLTCFACLDPRDSFSNFDVNKLARLTDIYLDDFCFDDRKRIRDQLETFIIHVRRVEAFRACYDLASLAMKMVELKRHEIFPLVYRLIELALLLPVATASVERAFSAMKIIKTELRNKMSDGWLNDLMVVYIEREIFKGIDLESIKKAFQKKKDRNMQLPKSPRRN, via the coding sequence ATGTGGGACTCAATAATAGAAGTTCTGCAAGTGGTGCATGATGAGGAACGTAATCCATCAAGGGCAGGGGGGTTGGTGCCTATTATGGAGTCTTTCAGCTTTGTGTTTATCATGAAGATGATGTTACAGATCCTTCGCATAACAAATGAGCTATCTCATCTGTTGCAGAAGAAGGATCAAAATATTGTTGAGGCCATGTCTTTGGTTATTGACGTGAAAACACGTTTGAACAATTTGAGAAGCGAAGGTTATGAGCCACTACTTGAAGAAGTCAAAATATTTTGCCAAGAGAATGATATCCCAATACCAAATATGGAAGATAGTGTACCAAGATTTGGTAGATCAAGGAAAGGAGGGAGAAACAACATCACTCAAGATCATTACTTTCGTGTTGATACCTTCTTTGCTACCATAGATGCTATCACAACAGAGTTTGATCATCGATTCAATGAGGTATCATCGGAATTACTTACTTGCTTTGCTTGCCTTGATCCTAGAGATTCGTTCTCTAACTTTGATGTGAATAAACTTGCTCGCCTCACGGATATATATTTGGATGATTTTTGTTTTGATGACCGGAAAAGAATAAGAGACCAGTTAGAAACCTTCATTATTCATGTTAGAAGAGTTGAGGCATTCAGAGCTTGTTATGACCTTGCAAGCCTAGCAATGAAAATGGTTGAACTTAAGAGGCATGAAATATTTCCCTTGGTTTATCGCCTAATTGAGCTGGCATTGCTGCTACCAGTAGCAACTGCATCAGTTGAAAGAGCATTTTCAGCCATGAAGATTATTAAAACTGAGTTGCGGAACAAGATGTCCGATGGTTGGCTTAATGACTTGATGGTGGTGTATATTGAGCGGGAGATATTTAAAGGAATTGATCTTGAATCTATCAagaaggcttttcagaagaaaaAAGATAGAAATATGCAATTGCCAAAGTCTCCTAGACGCAACTAA